Proteins found in one Methanofollis fontis genomic segment:
- a CDS encoding aldehyde dehydrogenase family protein, translating into MNGKITYVTLESDAGMHTSYEVALPAVERMLGHHHPLYIGGKGFEPTGEFEVRSPVDRDIVIGRFQSGGEKEAHAAIRVAKDTFPRWSGTDPAERLKILRRAADRLQEEMYSLAALITLEAGKTRTEAVAEVGEAIDLIRYHCSVYEQSDHFTVPMGSGRAGRSRSVMRPSGDRSAGA; encoded by the coding sequence ATGAACGGAAAAATCACCTATGTTACCCTGGAGTCGGATGCGGGGATGCACACCTCATATGAGGTCGCACTCCCTGCGGTCGAACGCATGCTCGGGCACCACCACCCCCTCTATATCGGGGGGAAGGGGTTTGAACCCACGGGGGAGTTCGAGGTGCGCTCCCCGGTCGACCGCGACATCGTGATCGGCCGGTTCCAGAGCGGGGGGGAGAAGGAGGCCCATGCGGCGATCCGCGTGGCGAAGGACACCTTCCCCCGCTGGAGCGGCACCGACCCGGCCGAACGCCTGAAGATCCTGCGGCGGGCGGCCGACCGGCTCCAGGAAGAGATGTACTCTCTGGCCGCCCTGATCACCCTGGAGGCCGGGAAGACCAGGACCGAGGCGGTGGCCGAGGTGGGGGAGGCGATCGACCTGATCCGCTACCACTGCTCGGTGTATGAGCAGAGCGATCATTTCACCGTCCCGATGGGATCGGGCCGGGCCGGCAGGAGCCGGAGCGTGATGAGACCGTCAGGTGACAGGTCGGCGGGAGCATGA
- a CDS encoding acetyl ornithine aminotransferase family protein: MEPLMQVPPPGPGARAVLERDASVISQSMVREYPLVLKRAEGTNLWDVDGNRYLDFTAGISVMNVGWNHPAVVEAVREQVGNLSHAAFLDFCAEVPVAFAEDLVQMMPPGLDRVYFSNSGAETVEAALKLARRHTKRNYFISFYGGFHGRTYGALSLTAAKVIQRKHFGPFLPVVHAPYPDPYRPLCPESDECALDTLAYIREEIFRTEVSPEEVAAIVVEPVLGEGGYVVPPRSFLRELRDLCDEHGILLVADEVQSGCYRTGRFLASEHSDIVPDIVTCAKAIGGGLPLGVTVASDEVMTWPPGSHASTFGGNCAACAAGRAVLSILRQEGFGERVAANGERLLDGLQRLRDRHPIIGDVRGIGLMAAIELVQDRETKVPAHEERNRVLVRAFERGLTLLPAGESAIRFSPPLIITAEEIECGLEILDAALGGTE; this comes from the coding sequence ATGGAACCTCTCATGCAGGTGCCGCCGCCCGGGCCCGGGGCACGCGCTGTTCTCGAACGGGACGCGAGCGTGATATCACAGTCGATGGTGCGGGAGTACCCGCTCGTCCTCAAGCGTGCAGAGGGCACCAACCTCTGGGACGTCGACGGTAACCGCTATCTGGACTTTACGGCCGGGATTTCCGTGATGAATGTGGGGTGGAACCATCCGGCGGTGGTGGAGGCGGTGCGGGAGCAGGTCGGAAACCTGTCTCATGCCGCCTTTCTTGATTTCTGTGCCGAGGTGCCGGTCGCCTTCGCCGAAGACCTTGTGCAGATGATGCCGCCCGGTCTGGACCGGGTCTACTTCTCCAACTCCGGCGCCGAGACCGTGGAGGCGGCACTCAAACTCGCCCGGCGCCATACGAAACGGAACTACTTCATCTCGTTCTATGGCGGGTTTCACGGGCGCACCTATGGTGCCCTCTCCCTCACCGCCGCAAAGGTGATCCAGAGAAAGCACTTCGGCCCGTTCCTGCCGGTGGTCCATGCACCCTATCCTGATCCCTACCGCCCGCTCTGCCCGGAGAGCGACGAGTGCGCCCTCGACACCCTGGCCTATATCAGGGAGGAGATCTTCAGGACCGAGGTCTCGCCCGAGGAGGTGGCGGCGATCGTTGTCGAACCGGTGCTCGGCGAGGGGGGCTACGTCGTCCCGCCGCGATCATTCTTGCGGGAACTCCGGGACCTCTGCGACGAACACGGCATCCTTCTCGTTGCCGATGAGGTGCAGAGCGGATGCTATCGGACCGGACGCTTTCTGGCATCCGAACACTCGGACATCGTCCCGGATATCGTCACCTGCGCCAAGGCGATCGGCGGCGGTCTGCCCCTGGGCGTGACGGTGGCGTCCGACGAGGTGATGACATGGCCGCCGGGTTCTCATGCAAGCACCTTCGGCGGGAACTGCGCCGCCTGCGCCGCCGGGCGTGCGGTGCTCTCGATTCTCCGGCAGGAGGGATTCGGGGAGCGGGTGGCGGCAAACGGCGAGCGCCTGCTCGACGGTCTCCAGAGGCTGCGGGATCGGCACCCGATCATCGGCGATGTGCGGGGGATCGGGCTGATGGCGGCGATAGAACTGGTGCAGGACCGGGAGACGAAGGTCCCTGCACACGAGGAGCGCAACCGTGTGCTCGTCCGGGCATTCGAGCGGGGGCTGACATTGCTGCCGGCCGGTGAATCGGCGATCCGCTTCTCGCCGCCGCTCATCATCACGGCAGAGGAGATCGAGTGCGGACTGGAGATCCTGGACGCCGCTCTCGGCGGCACGGAATAG
- a CDS encoding aminotransferase class I/II-fold pyridoxal phosphate-dependent enzyme, translated as MDLPPFRLERYLAEYEFRAPHLLCTSDCQSISVGDLLAHEEGAGERFMNHGLGYTESRGAPDLREEIAGLYDAVPTSGILVSAGAEEAIFLFMNALLEPGDEVIVQMPAYQSLHEIARGAGCRVVPWPLADATGWRPDIERLKERVTDRTRAIVINTPHNPTGCHMTREEYLAVRDIAAERDIHIFSDEVYRFLEYDPAGRLPPMADIYEKGVSVGVMSKAFGLAGLRIGWTAAQDTALLDRMAALKDYTTICCSAPSEFLSAVALRHREEIVGKNLAIIGDNLALLDRFFAGHADLFSWVRPTAGAIAFPRLLSGGAEGFCRTVVEESGVLLLPSSVYDFGDSHFRIGFARSDMGPALAAFSAYLEQIR; from the coding sequence ATGGATCTGCCTCCATTCAGGCTTGAACGCTATCTGGCAGAGTATGAGTTCCGTGCACCCCATCTCCTCTGCACATCGGACTGCCAGTCGATATCGGTCGGCGACCTGCTCGCCCATGAGGAGGGGGCCGGTGAGCGGTTCATGAACCACGGCCTCGGCTATACCGAGTCCAGGGGCGCCCCCGACCTGCGGGAGGAGATCGCCGGGCTCTATGATGCCGTCCCCACCTCCGGCATCCTGGTATCGGCCGGTGCCGAGGAGGCGATCTTCCTGTTCATGAACGCACTGCTGGAACCGGGCGACGAGGTCATCGTACAGATGCCGGCCTACCAGTCGCTTCATGAGATCGCCCGCGGCGCCGGTTGCCGGGTCGTCCCCTGGCCCCTCGCCGATGCAACAGGGTGGAGGCCGGATATCGAGCGCCTCAAGGAACGTGTCACCGATCGGACGCGGGCGATCGTGATCAACACCCCCCACAACCCCACCGGATGCCATATGACCCGGGAGGAGTACCTGGCGGTCCGCGACATCGCAGCCGAACGGGATATACACATCTTCTCCGACGAGGTCTACCGTTTCCTGGAGTATGACCCCGCCGGCCGCCTCCCGCCCATGGCCGACATCTATGAAAAAGGGGTTTCTGTTGGGGTGATGTCCAAGGCCTTCGGGCTTGCCGGTCTGCGGATCGGCTGGACGGCCGCACAGGACACCGCCCTCCTCGACCGGATGGCGGCGCTCAAGGACTATACCACCATCTGCTGCAGTGCCCCCTCGGAGTTCCTCTCGGCCGTCGCACTCAGGCACCGGGAGGAGATCGTCGGGAAGAACCTCGCGATCATCGGGGACAACCTTGCACTCCTCGACCGCTTCTTTGCCGGACATGCCGACCTCTTCTCCTGGGTGAGACCGACCGCCGGGGCGATCGCCTTCCCGCGGCTTCTGTCCGGCGGGGCGGAGGGCTTCTGCCGAACCGTAGTCGAGGAGTCCGGTGTGCTCCTCCTTCCCTCATCTGTCTATGACTTTGGCGACAGCCACTTCAGGATCGGGTTTGCGCGTTCGGATATGGGACCGGCCCTGGCGGCCTTCTCCGCATATCTTGAGCAGATCCGCTGA
- a CDS encoding universal stress protein, whose amino-acid sequence MFRKILFPTDFSDCSYKALECVRKMRDAGTEEVVVITVLDDRDVDLVTTGIGWLVGDRMVEYDAKIEKRMRENAREKLEGIARVIGDAGLRVRTEVAKGLPSMEICAMAKREGVSLIVMGSHGRSNLAGVVVGSVSEDVLRKANVPVLIVTREMPGGCCET is encoded by the coding sequence ATGTTCAGGAAGATCCTGTTTCCGACCGATTTTTCGGACTGCTCCTATAAGGCGCTCGAGTGCGTCAGGAAGATGCGGGATGCCGGCACCGAGGAAGTGGTGGTGATCACGGTGCTGGACGACCGGGACGTGGACCTGGTCACGACCGGCATCGGCTGGCTTGTTGGTGACCGCATGGTCGAGTACGATGCGAAGATCGAGAAGAGAATGCGGGAGAACGCCCGGGAAAAACTGGAGGGCATCGCCCGGGTGATCGGGGACGCCGGTCTGCGGGTCAGGACCGAGGTGGCGAAGGGGCTTCCCTCGATGGAGATCTGTGCGATGGCAAAACGGGAGGGAGTGTCGCTGATCGTGATGGGCTCGCACGGCAGGAGCAACCTTGCCGGCGTGGTGGTGGGTTCGGTCTCTGAGGACGTGCTCAGGAAGGCGAACGTGCCGGTGCTGATCGTGACCAGGGAGATGCCGGGCGGGTGCTGCGAGACCTGA
- a CDS encoding flavodoxin family protein, with amino-acid sequence MAEGPDLIQEREVETAEGTYALRLSSEDLSFLYPGMHRYTLRLTLGDAVIGTFRTNTYEYSPTVPLNAADAARKKMDEWETALVTSRERFLPLLTRPAPLAAPIHTTDVVVIQGSPRPDGNCSIYASWVVDEGRRIGRSVQVIYIDDLAIRPCIGCYRCYNTGLCTFRDDMAGIIGAVRAASLLVICSPVYTGTVPGGLKTVLDRFQALHAGQNLFGGRPLPPALLCAVCGRSGMENFACLREVIRSCLGNLGIRGAGEIYADGMDRTGGIGEVEGLEERVRTAVRDFFARKGGSGPPLQRKTNH; translated from the coding sequence ATGGCGGAGGGCCCTGACCTGATCCAGGAGAGGGAGGTCGAGACGGCGGAGGGCACCTATGCCCTCAGGCTCAGCTCAGAGGATCTTTCGTTCCTGTATCCGGGAATGCACCGCTACACCCTCAGACTGACGCTCGGGGATGCGGTCATCGGCACGTTCCGCACGAACACCTATGAATATTCCCCGACCGTGCCGCTCAATGCCGCCGATGCCGCCCGAAAAAAGATGGACGAGTGGGAGACGGCGCTGGTGACGAGCAGAGAGCGCTTCCTTCCCCTCCTCACCCGTCCGGCCCCGCTTGCAGCCCCCATCCACACCACCGACGTGGTGGTGATCCAGGGAAGCCCCCGCCCGGACGGCAACTGCAGCATCTATGCGTCCTGGGTGGTGGACGAGGGGCGGCGGATCGGAAGATCGGTGCAGGTGATCTATATCGATGATCTGGCGATCAGGCCGTGCATCGGGTGTTACCGGTGCTATAATACGGGCTTGTGCACATTCCGCGACGATATGGCCGGGATCATCGGGGCGGTCCGGGCCGCCTCCCTGCTCGTGATCTGTTCGCCGGTCTATACAGGCACCGTTCCCGGCGGACTGAAGACGGTGCTCGACCGCTTTCAGGCGCTCCATGCCGGGCAAAACCTCTTCGGGGGCAGACCCCTGCCGCCGGCGCTGCTCTGCGCCGTCTGCGGGAGAAGCGGCATGGAGAATTTTGCCTGCCTCAGAGAGGTGATCCGGTCCTGTCTCGGGAACCTGGGTATCAGGGGTGCCGGGGAGATCTATGCGGACGGCATGGACCGGACCGGCGGGATCGGGGAGGTCGAGGGCCTGGAGGAGCGGGTGCGAACGGCGGTCAGGGATTTTTTTGCGAGAAAGGGGGGCTCCGGCCCTCCCCTGCAGAGGAAAACCAATCATTAA
- the codB gene encoding cytosine permease: MRGHQQEIVEDYPQSPVPSHARRGFFPTSVILLGFTFFSATMWGGGAIGVAFPFWPDLIAIIVFGNLLLAGYVAGLAYVSQRSGLNTALLGRYCFGRIGSRWPDLVLGFTQVGWYAWGTATIAILFTELLNLEAGWRAPLMILFGFTFCWTAFIGYRGLERLSMVSVPLMCALIVVSMAIATRDGGGIAGIAAIVPATTMGVGEAVTIVVGTFISGGTQATNWTRFSDTPRTAVGAALLAFLLGNGLMVLVGAYGALVYGESDIVRVLELQGMLGLGVAMLFLNLWTTQDNTIYNFSVAGCDLARTNRRRVITLLGAAVGTALALLGMYDWLVPYMQMLGTVIPPIGGIILADYCCVHRRGYPPLDEADRSAVHPTGILAYIAASVIAAFSPGIPPLNGIVAAFVLYWIGTGIMANRRSR, encoded by the coding sequence ATGAGAGGACACCAGCAGGAGATCGTGGAGGATTACCCCCAGTCTCCGGTCCCCTCCCATGCACGCCGGGGTTTTTTCCCGACCTCCGTGATCCTCCTCGGTTTCACCTTCTTTTCGGCCACCATGTGGGGCGGGGGCGCCATCGGTGTCGCCTTCCCCTTCTGGCCGGACCTGATCGCCATCATCGTATTCGGAAACCTTCTACTCGCCGGCTATGTTGCGGGGCTCGCATACGTCTCCCAGCGGAGCGGGCTGAACACGGCGCTCCTGGGGCGCTACTGTTTCGGTCGGATCGGCAGCCGATGGCCCGACCTGGTGCTGGGTTTCACCCAGGTCGGCTGGTATGCATGGGGGACGGCGACGATCGCCATTCTGTTCACCGAACTCCTGAACCTCGAGGCGGGCTGGAGGGCACCGCTCATGATCCTCTTCGGGTTCACCTTCTGCTGGACGGCGTTCATCGGATACCGCGGCCTCGAACGCCTTTCGATGGTCTCCGTCCCCCTGATGTGCGCCCTGATAGTCGTGAGCATGGCGATTGCCACGCGGGACGGGGGAGGAATCGCGGGTATTGCCGCCATCGTGCCGGCGACCACCATGGGTGTCGGGGAAGCGGTGACGATCGTGGTCGGCACCTTCATCTCCGGCGGGACACAGGCGACCAACTGGACGCGCTTCTCAGACACACCGCGCACCGCCGTGGGTGCGGCACTGCTCGCCTTTCTGCTCGGAAACGGGCTGATGGTCCTGGTCGGCGCCTATGGCGCTCTCGTCTACGGGGAGAGCGATATCGTCCGGGTGCTCGAGCTCCAGGGCATGCTTGGACTGGGGGTGGCGATGCTCTTCCTGAACCTCTGGACGACGCAGGACAACACCATCTATAACTTCTCGGTGGCCGGCTGCGACCTGGCGCGGACAAACCGGCGCAGGGTGATTACCCTCCTGGGGGCGGCGGTGGGCACGGCGCTGGCCCTGCTGGGGATGTACGACTGGCTTGTTCCCTATATGCAGATGCTCGGCACCGTCATCCCGCCGATCGGCGGGATCATCCTGGCGGATTATTGCTGTGTCCACAGGAGGGGGTATCCGCCATTGGATGAGGCGGACCGGTCCGCCGTCCATCCGACAGGTATTCTGGCATATATTGCAGCATCGGTCATCGCCGCATTCTCCCCCGGCATCCCGCCGCTTAACGGAATCGTCGCCGCGTTCGTGCTCTACTGGATCGGAACCGGGATCATGGCGAACCGGCGTTCACGATGA
- a CDS encoding NAD(P)/FAD-dependent oxidoreductase: METVRILGAGPAGLTAAITLARAGFDVEVMEQRNGVGTRFSGDLQGLENWSRTTDILDELGEMGIETDFDHAPYTDLLISNAEEVLRFSCARPAFYLLRRGPYEGSLDLSLLRQATDAGANIHFSRSIPPADADIVATGPSREGIFAVAKGFTFTTDMENTAIGLIDPTSSRGGYAYLLVMDGIGCLATVLMHSYSDVAVCLRRAEHLFEQMTDLEIRDPHPCGGVGSYMTERRFMDGTCRFAGEAAGLQDPMWGFGIRFAVRSGYCAAQSIIEGFEYGDAASSTFEPLMRAGTVNRYLWDRYGVKNYNHLFGRLRGVQDPLSHLHSFHSFNIYQRMLYSRAERHLRDRYARGSTPPE; the protein is encoded by the coding sequence ATGGAAACGGTGCGCATCCTCGGTGCCGGACCGGCGGGTCTGACGGCGGCGATCACCCTTGCCCGCGCCGGGTTTGATGTCGAGGTCATGGAACAGCGGAACGGTGTCGGAACCCGCTTCTCCGGCGACCTCCAGGGGCTTGAAAACTGGTCGAGGACCACCGACATCCTGGACGAACTCGGGGAGATGGGGATCGAGACCGATTTCGATCACGCCCCCTACACCGACCTCTTGATCTCGAACGCTGAGGAGGTGCTCCGCTTCTCCTGTGCCCGACCGGCATTCTATCTCCTCAGACGCGGCCCCTATGAAGGGAGCCTCGACCTCTCCCTGCTCCGTCAGGCAACAGACGCCGGCGCAAATATCCATTTTTCCCGGTCGATTCCCCCAGCAGATGCCGACATTGTCGCCACCGGTCCATCACGCGAGGGGATATTTGCGGTGGCAAAGGGGTTCACCTTCACCACCGATATGGAGAATACCGCCATCGGACTCATCGACCCGACCTCGTCCAGAGGGGGATATGCCTACCTCCTCGTCATGGACGGCATCGGGTGCCTCGCCACGGTGCTGATGCACTCCTATTCCGACGTGGCGGTCTGCCTCCGACGGGCAGAGCACCTCTTCGAACAGATGACCGACCTGGAGATCCGTGACCCGCACCCCTGCGGCGGTGTCGGCAGTTACATGACCGAAAGGCGGTTTATGGACGGAACCTGCCGGTTTGCCGGGGAGGCCGCCGGGCTCCAGGACCCGATGTGGGGGTTCGGGATCCGGTTTGCGGTCCGTTCCGGGTATTGTGCGGCACAGAGCATCATAGAAGGATTCGAGTATGGCGATGCGGCGTCATCGACATTTGAACCGTTGATGAGGGCAGGGACCGTGAACCGTTATCTCTGGGACCGCTATGGCGTCAAAAACTACAACCATCTCTTCGGGAGACTGAGGGGGGTGCAGGACCCCCTCAGTCACCTCCATTCATTTCATTCTTTCAATATCTACCAGCGGATGCTCTATTCCCGCGCCGAACGCCATCTCAGGGACCGCTATGCCCGCGGCTCAACACCCCCGGAATAA
- a CDS encoding class I SAM-dependent methyltransferase, with the protein MKEYENMEERKAVLGLAGVNDKEILDIGAGPLAILAAQEYECFVTSVDIDTVKLREFEAEAEAAGVGEKISFEEGDASDLPYCKDAFDIGICFGALHHVPGDLREQVIRELARVSYERFVVAEYTPEGFQEIHGGDERYSPVDLSDLESLLAGAGKVAIHRLDSMVVYVIDRR; encoded by the coding sequence ATGAAAGAATACGAAAATATGGAAGAACGAAAGGCCGTTCTCGGTCTGGCCGGCGTCAACGACAAGGAGATCCTGGATATCGGGGCCGGCCCATTGGCCATCCTTGCCGCACAGGAGTATGAGTGTTTTGTCACCTCCGTCGATATCGACACGGTGAAACTACGCGAGTTCGAGGCAGAGGCGGAGGCGGCAGGTGTCGGGGAGAAGATCAGCTTTGAGGAGGGTGACGCCTCAGATCTCCCCTACTGCAAGGACGCCTTTGACATCGGGATCTGTTTCGGCGCCCTCCACCATGTTCCGGGAGATCTGCGGGAGCAGGTGATCCGCGAACTTGCCCGCGTCTCCTATGAACGCTTTGTTGTGGCCGAATATACGCCTGAGGGATTTCAGGAGATACACGGGGGCGACGAACGCTACAGCCCTGTCGATCTTTCTGATCTTGAGTCCCTCCTTGCAGGTGCCGGGAAGGTCGCCATCCACCGCCTCGATTCGATGGTGGTGTATGTGATCGACCGGCGCTGA
- the gltA gene encoding NADPH-dependent glutamate synthase: MSGSVKDFSEVNRGLSEENAVFEALRCMNCVRPTCMKGCPVCIDIPAFIQQIAERDFAGAAATLKKDNMLPAICGRVCPQESQCEGACILAKKEKPVAIGALERFVADWERKHGMTLPEIAPPSGKRVAVVGSGPAGLTAAAELARLGHTVTVFESLHEAGGVLTYGIPNFRLPKDIVRAEIEQVKALGVEIRLNHLVGRSVSTDELLSYDAVFLGTGAGLPYFMDIEGENLNGVYSANEFLTRVNLMHADCFPEFDTPVKRGCRVVVVGGGNVAMDAARVARRLGGEVTLVYRRRKEDLPARAVEVANAVAEGVQFVCCANPVRVIGEKTVEGVECVQMEMCDLDESGRPKPSCIEGSNFVIEADVFIEAIGQGPNPLLISMLPHLDRARRGNVVVDDDGMTTIDGVYAGGDVATGAATVIWAMGSAKKAAAAIDRHLRRE, encoded by the coding sequence ATGAGCGGCAGCGTGAAGGATTTTTCCGAGGTGAACAGGGGGCTTTCCGAGGAGAACGCCGTTTTTGAAGCCCTCAGGTGCATGAACTGTGTCCGCCCGACCTGTATGAAGGGGTGTCCGGTCTGCATCGATATCCCGGCCTTCATCCAGCAGATCGCCGAGCGGGACTTTGCAGGGGCGGCGGCCACCCTCAAGAAGGACAATATGCTCCCGGCGATCTGCGGCCGCGTCTGTCCGCAGGAGAGTCAGTGCGAGGGCGCCTGTATCCTTGCAAAGAAGGAGAAGCCCGTGGCCATCGGCGCCCTCGAGCGGTTCGTCGCCGATTGGGAGCGCAAGCACGGCATGACCCTTCCCGAGATCGCCCCGCCGAGCGGCAAACGCGTCGCCGTCGTGGGATCGGGACCGGCGGGCCTGACCGCCGCCGCAGAACTGGCAAGACTCGGGCATACCGTGACGGTGTTTGAGTCATTGCACGAGGCGGGCGGGGTGCTGACCTACGGCATCCCCAACTTCCGGTTGCCCAAGGATATCGTCCGCGCCGAGATCGAGCAGGTGAAGGCGCTGGGCGTGGAGATCAGGCTCAATCACCTCGTCGGCAGGAGCGTCTCGACCGACGAACTCCTCTCCTATGACGCCGTCTTCCTGGGCACCGGGGCGGGTCTGCCCTATTTCATGGATATCGAGGGGGAGAACCTCAACGGGGTGTATTCGGCTAACGAGTTCCTGACCCGTGTGAACCTGATGCACGCCGACTGCTTCCCTGAGTTCGATACGCCGGTGAAACGCGGCTGCCGCGTGGTCGTCGTCGGCGGCGGGAACGTGGCGATGGATGCGGCGCGTGTGGCCCGCCGTCTCGGCGGCGAGGTGACGCTCGTCTACCGCCGCCGGAAGGAAGACCTGCCGGCCCGCGCCGTCGAGGTGGCGAATGCGGTCGCCGAGGGGGTGCAGTTCGTCTGCTGTGCAAACCCGGTCCGGGTCATCGGCGAGAAAACCGTCGAAGGTGTCGAGTGTGTGCAGATGGAGATGTGCGATCTCGATGAGAGCGGTCGGCCGAAACCATCATGTATTGAAGGGAGCAACTTCGTGATCGAGGCAGATGTCTTCATCGAGGCAATCGGCCAGGGCCCAAATCCCCTCCTCATCTCCATGCTCCCCCATCTCGACCGCGCCCGCCGCGGGAATGTGGTCGTGGACGACGATGGCATGACCACGATCGACGGAGTGTATGCAGGCGGGGACGTCGCCACCGGGGCGGCAACCGTCATCTGGGCGATGGGTTCGGCCAAGAAAGCCGCTGCCGCCATCGACAGGCACCTGAGGAGAGAATGA
- a CDS encoding sulfide/dihydroorotate dehydrogenase-like FAD/NAD-binding protein, producing MYLVEEATQLADRVFQMWITAPQVARHARAGQFLIIRLDETGERVPLTISAVRGDQVRIIFMAVGKTTEHLSSMKKGDAISDVVGPLGTPSEIERYGTVVVIGGGVGIASTPIIAREAKEAGNHVIGIIGARNKDFLILEDEMTEICDELFITTDDGSKGVHGFASTVLDELCKNQKLDCVWIVGPAIMMKVTSAVTRPYGVKTFVSLNPIMVDGTGMCGSCRVTVGGETKFACVDGPEFDAHQVDFDELMSRQRTYTDEEKASLEHYHHGGCGCCGGDH from the coding sequence TTGTATCTGGTTGAGGAGGCAACGCAGCTCGCTGACAGGGTTTTTCAGATGTGGATCACCGCACCGCAGGTGGCGCGGCATGCACGGGCAGGACAGTTCCTGATCATCAGGCTGGACGAGACAGGAGAGCGGGTACCGCTCACGATATCGGCGGTCAGGGGAGATCAGGTACGGATCATCTTTATGGCGGTCGGAAAGACGACAGAGCACCTCTCCTCCATGAAGAAGGGTGACGCCATCTCCGATGTCGTGGGACCGCTCGGCACGCCGAGCGAGATCGAGCGCTACGGCACGGTCGTGGTCATCGGCGGCGGCGTCGGGATCGCGAGCACCCCCATCATCGCCCGCGAGGCAAAGGAGGCGGGGAACCATGTCATCGGGATCATCGGGGCGCGGAACAAGGACTTCCTCATCCTCGAGGACGAGATGACGGAGATCTGCGACGAACTCTTTATCACGACCGATGACGGCAGCAAGGGCGTCCACGGTTTTGCGAGCACGGTTCTGGACGAACTCTGCAAGAATCAAAAACTCGACTGTGTCTGGATCGTCGGTCCGGCCATTATGATGAAGGTCACATCGGCGGTGACGCGGCCCTACGGCGTGAAGACCTTCGTCTCCTTGAACCCGATCATGGTCGACGGCACCGGGATGTGCGGGTCGTGCCGGGTGACGGTCGGCGGGGAGACAAAGTTCGCCTGTGTCGACGGTCCGGAGTTCGACGCCCATCAGGTGGATTTCGACGAACTGATGTCCAGGCAGCGGACCTATACGGATGAGGAGAAGGCCTCGCTCGAGCACTACCATCATGGCGGGTGCGGGTGCTGCGGGGGCGACCACTGA